One genomic window of Trichlorobacter lovleyi includes the following:
- the rplU gene encoding 50S ribosomal protein L21, which yields MYAVIKTGGKQYKVAEGDFLKVEKLDNIVGDTIEFGEVLMIGGDAVKVGAPLVAGASVTAKVAVQGRDKKILVFKSKRRKNSRKLIGHRQYHTVLKIEKISA from the coding sequence ATGTACGCAGTGATCAAGACAGGTGGCAAGCAATACAAAGTCGCTGAAGGCGATTTCCTGAAGGTTGAGAAGCTGGACAACATCGTGGGCGACACGATTGAGTTCGGCGAGGTGCTGATGATCGGCGGCGACGCCGTTAAGGTCGGAGCTCCGCTGGTGGCTGGCGCATCAGTAACTGCCAAGGTTGCTGTGCAGGGTCGTGACAAGAAGATTCTGGTCTTCAAGTCAAAGCGCCGTAAGAACAGCCGTAAGCTGATCGGTCACCGCCAGTACCACACGGTACTGAAGATTGAAAAGATCAGCGCCTAA
- a CDS encoding fumarylacetoacetate hydrolase family protein — MKTVSIPATDNEYIVGKILCIGRNYVDHIKELGNEAPSAPVVFMKPATAIIGNGEALVIPAYSSDCHYEAELAVLIGTEGKQIAEADALAHVAGYGVAIDMTLRDVQDNLKKKGLPWEIAKGFDTSCPLSDFVPADKVTDPQNLTICLSLNGEQRQNGSTGLMINSVARIISYLSGIFTLEEGDVILTGTPAGVGRVQAGDRMEASIAGVGSVCVTVV, encoded by the coding sequence ATGAAAACCGTATCCATCCCGGCAACCGATAACGAATATATCGTCGGCAAGATCCTCTGTATTGGCCGCAACTATGTGGATCATATCAAAGAGCTGGGTAACGAGGCCCCCTCTGCGCCGGTGGTGTTCATGAAGCCAGCCACGGCGATAATCGGCAATGGCGAGGCGCTGGTGATCCCGGCTTACAGCAGTGACTGCCACTATGAGGCAGAACTGGCCGTGTTGATCGGTACCGAAGGCAAGCAGATTGCTGAGGCAGATGCGCTTGCCCATGTGGCAGGCTATGGTGTGGCAATCGATATGACCCTGCGGGACGTGCAGGACAATCTGAAAAAAAAGGGGCTGCCCTGGGAGATTGCCAAAGGCTTTGACACCTCCTGTCCGTTGTCTGATTTTGTCCCGGCGGACAAGGTGACAGATCCCCAGAATCTTACCATCTGCCTCTCCTTGAATGGTGAGCAGCGTCAGAACGGCTCAACCGGACTGATGATCAACAGCGTGGCCAGGATCATCAGCTACCTGTCCGGCATCTTTACCCTGGAAGAAGGGGATGTGATCCTGACCGGTACACCGGCCGGGGTTGGCCGGGTGCAGGCCGGAGACCGGATGGAGGCCAGTATTGCCGGTGTGGGCAGCGTTTGTGTGACGGTTGTCTGA
- a CDS encoding nucleotidyltransferase family protein — translation MLDLTAQQLAEVRSILSQHIPERAVRAFGSRVNGTAKPFSDLDLVVMGDTPLEFRQLAALKDAFAESNLPFRVDVVDWAATSAEFRRIVEQAWGQV, via the coding sequence ATGCTTGACCTGACAGCGCAGCAATTGGCAGAAGTCCGTAGCATCCTTAGCCAGCATATCCCGGAACGTGCTGTTCGTGCCTTTGGCTCCCGTGTTAACGGTACTGCCAAGCCATTTTCAGATCTTGACCTGGTAGTCATGGGAGATACCCCGTTGGAGTTCCGTCAACTGGCTGCCTTAAAAGATGCCTTTGCCGAGTCAAACCTGCCGTTCCGGGTGGATGTTGTTGATTGGGCGGCAACCAGCGCTGAGTTCAGGCGGATAGTTGAACAAGCATGGGGGCAAGTATAG
- a CDS encoding nucleotidyltransferase substrate binding protein gives MQLDFSSYEKALASLQRVLERSRTMPDDEDIRDACIQRFEYTYELAYKMLKRQLEQELPSSEELDHLPFKELIRVGAERGLIADPQRWFDYRDKRNLTSHTYDEAKAREVFDILTEFTADAASLLSRLKARHA, from the coding sequence ATGCAACTTGACTTCAGTTCATATGAAAAGGCGCTTGCCTCGCTGCAGCGGGTACTGGAGCGTAGCCGCACCATGCCGGATGATGAAGACATCCGCGATGCCTGTATCCAGCGCTTTGAATATACCTATGAGTTGGCCTACAAGATGCTGAAACGTCAATTGGAACAGGAACTTCCCTCCAGTGAAGAACTGGACCACCTGCCGTTTAAGGAGTTGATCCGGGTTGGGGCTGAACGGGGACTGATAGCGGATCCGCAGCGCTGGTTTGATTACCGTGACAAACGCAACCTTACCTCCCATACCTATGACGAGGCGAAGGCGCGTGAGGTATTCGATATTTTAACCGAGTTCACAGCTGATGCTGCAAGCCTGTTAAGCCGCCTTAAAGCCCGTCATGCTTGA
- the gpmI gene encoding 2,3-bisphosphoglycerate-independent phosphoglycerate mutase encodes MKKPLMLMILDGWGINPCPDSNAVAMAKAPNLAGYLQEFPHVQIKTSGMAVGLPEGQMGNSEVGHLNLGAGRIVYQDFTRITKSIQDGDFFTNPVLLDCIAKVRASGGRLHLAGLLSDGGVHSHNSHLYALVELARQQGLTEVFIHCLLDGRDTPPQSGAGYLEELEAELARIGCGTIATVMGRYYAMDRDNRWERVEKAYNALVMGQGACRASSAEAIQSSYAAGLHDEFVLPCVICADAAPLGTVNDGDGIIFFNFRSDRAREITRSLTFKDFDGFQRQRVPQLAAYVCMTEYDATFGLPIAYEQQQLTNLLGGVLAEAGLNQLRIAETEKYAHVTFFFNGGVETPFANEERALIPSPKEVATYDQKPEMSAYLVADELVSRLEQDRYDVIILNFANCDMVGHTGILPAAISAVEAVDACAGKVVEKVRALGGTVLITADHGNAEQMKDEKGEPHTAHTCNPVWLILVDDSRKGTVLKDGGKLADIAPTMLKLLGMPQPKEMTGESLLQA; translated from the coding sequence ATGAAAAAACCTTTGATGCTGATGATCCTGGATGGCTGGGGCATTAATCCCTGTCCTGACAGCAATGCCGTTGCCATGGCCAAGGCCCCCAATCTGGCCGGATACCTGCAGGAGTTTCCCCATGTGCAGATCAAGACATCCGGTATGGCGGTGGGGTTGCCGGAAGGCCAGATGGGCAACTCCGAAGTAGGGCACCTTAACCTGGGCGCCGGCCGGATCGTCTATCAGGACTTTACCCGCATCACCAAGTCAATCCAGGATGGCGACTTCTTCACCAATCCGGTGTTGCTGGACTGCATTGCCAAGGTCAGGGCCAGTGGCGGCCGTCTGCACCTGGCAGGGCTGTTGTCCGATGGTGGCGTCCACTCCCACAACAGCCATCTCTATGCCCTGGTTGAACTGGCCAGGCAGCAGGGGCTGACAGAGGTATTCATACACTGCCTGCTGGACGGACGTGATACCCCTCCCCAGAGCGGCGCCGGCTACCTTGAAGAGCTTGAGGCCGAGCTGGCCAGGATCGGCTGCGGCACGATTGCCACGGTGATGGGGCGCTACTACGCCATGGACCGGGACAATCGCTGGGAACGGGTTGAAAAGGCCTATAATGCGCTGGTGATGGGGCAGGGAGCATGCCGTGCTTCATCCGCCGAGGCGATCCAATCCAGTTATGCCGCCGGTCTGCATGATGAATTTGTGTTGCCCTGTGTGATCTGTGCTGATGCGGCACCGCTCGGTACCGTCAATGACGGTGACGGTATCATCTTCTTTAACTTCCGTTCTGACCGGGCCCGGGAGATCACCCGTAGCCTGACCTTCAAGGATTTTGACGGGTTTCAGCGCCAGCGGGTTCCGCAGCTGGCAGCCTATGTCTGTATGACCGAGTACGATGCCACCTTTGGCCTGCCGATCGCCTATGAACAACAGCAGCTGACCAACCTGCTGGGGGGGGTACTGGCAGAGGCCGGTCTGAACCAGTTGCGAATCGCCGAGACGGAAAAATATGCCCACGTCACCTTCTTCTTTAACGGCGGGGTCGAGACCCCCTTTGCCAATGAAGAGCGTGCCCTGATTCCTTCTCCCAAAGAGGTGGCGACCTATGATCAGAAGCCGGAGATGAGCGCCTATCTGGTGGCGGATGAACTGGTCAGCCGTCTGGAGCAGGACCGCTATGATGTGATCATCCTCAACTTTGCCAACTGCGACATGGTTGGCCACACCGGAATTCTGCCGGCAGCCATCAGTGCCGTCGAGGCGGTGGATGCCTGCGCCGGCAAGGTGGTGGAAAAGGTGCGTGCCCTTGGTGGCACGGTACTGATCACGGCTGACCATGGCAATGCCGAGCAGATGAAGGACGAAAAGGGGGAGCCCCACACCGCCCATACCTGCAATCCGGTCTGGCTGATCCTGGTGGATGACAGCCGCAAGGGTACGGTATTAAAAGATGGGGGCAAGCTGGCCGACATCGCCCCCACCATGCTGAAGCTGCTGGGGATGCCGCAGCCCAAGGAGATGACCGGAGAAAGCCTGTTGCAGGCTTGA
- a CDS encoding efflux RND transporter periplasmic adaptor subunit produces MKKYLIIAAILFVAIAAGVWFFFGRTPKLSYKTVPLEKGNIVAAISATGTVNPVTTVQVGSQVSGTIQKLLVDYNSRVKKGQVIAEIDPALFLAQVEQARGNFLNAQANLQKAKVALADAKRTLERNRQLINQGIVAQSDFDASQTAYDSALAGIKSAEAGVTQYRGTLMQAETNLKNSVIRSPVDGIVISRSIDVGQTVAASFQTPTLFSIARDLTKMQIETSVDEADISRTRLDQAVTFTVDAYPDRSFKGRVTQVRSAPITVQNVVTYIVVVQVDNKDLRLKPGMTANVSIETGRRDGVLKLPAAALRFRPKSDVDKKAAKAGQRPAGSGKGKPGGAQQKVYLLKEGQPVALTVTTGLGDSSFVELVEGSLKEGDQVIIEQIDNSKKKAAGSSASPMGPRF; encoded by the coding sequence ATGAAAAAATATCTCATCATAGCCGCCATACTTTTTGTTGCCATTGCCGCCGGAGTCTGGTTCTTTTTCGGGCGTACCCCCAAGCTCAGCTACAAGACGGTCCCGCTTGAAAAAGGGAACATTGTTGCCGCCATCTCAGCCACCGGCACGGTAAATCCGGTCACCACGGTGCAGGTCGGCTCCCAGGTCTCCGGTACCATTCAAAAACTGCTGGTTGATTATAACTCACGGGTAAAAAAGGGGCAGGTAATTGCCGAGATCGATCCGGCCCTGTTTCTGGCCCAGGTTGAGCAGGCCAGGGGCAACTTTCTGAATGCCCAGGCCAACCTGCAGAAGGCAAAAGTCGCCCTGGCCGATGCAAAACGGACCCTGGAGCGGAACAGGCAGCTGATCAACCAGGGGATTGTGGCCCAGAGCGATTTTGATGCCTCCCAGACCGCCTATGATTCAGCCCTGGCCGGGATCAAATCGGCTGAGGCCGGAGTAACCCAGTACCGCGGCACCCTGATGCAGGCTGAGACCAACCTGAAAAACTCGGTGATCCGCTCACCGGTGGACGGCATTGTTATTTCACGCAGTATTGATGTGGGCCAGACCGTGGCCGCCTCGTTTCAGACACCGACCCTGTTCTCCATTGCCCGTGACCTGACCAAGATGCAGATTGAAACCAGCGTGGATGAGGCCGATATCAGCCGTACCCGCCTGGATCAGGCCGTTACCTTTACGGTTGACGCCTACCCTGACCGCAGCTTCAAGGGGCGGGTTACCCAGGTCCGCTCTGCCCCGATTACTGTTCAGAATGTGGTCACCTATATTGTGGTGGTACAGGTGGATAACAAAGACCTGCGTCTTAAACCCGGCATGACCGCCAACGTCTCGATTGAGACCGGCCGTCGTGACGGTGTCCTGAAGCTGCCGGCTGCAGCGCTGCGCTTCCGCCCCAAGTCAGACGTGGATAAGAAGGCGGCCAAAGCGGGCCAAAGACCGGCAGGGAGCGGTAAAGGGAAGCCTGGTGGGGCACAGCAGAAGGTCTATCTGTTGAAGGAGGGCCAGCCGGTAGCGCTAACGGTTACCACCGGCCTTGGTGACTCCAGCTTTGTCGAGCTTGTTGAGGGCAGCCTGAAGGAAGGTGATCAGGTGATAATTGAACAGATTGATAATTCAAAGAAAAAGGCAGCCGGAAGCAGTGCTTCACCCATGGGCCCTCGTTTTTAA
- the mtnA gene encoding S-methyl-5-thioribose-1-phosphate isomerase: MSFRTIEWRDDAVIMIDQTRLPMEEVYQRYTDFNAVADAIKGMVVRGAPAIGVAAAMGVALGAREIIADTQESFFRQLENVCDVMARTRPTAVNLFWAIERMKQKALSLKGNPLEMIRTGLKEEAIRIEEEDLAICKDIGRHGAELIPEGATILTHCNAGGLATAGYGTALGVIRAAHEAGKKIQVFSDETRPWLQGARLTTWELMKDSIPVTLISDNMAGFFMSRGEITCCVVGADRIAANGDTANKIGTFSVAVLAREHGIPFYVAAPVSTLDLSLADGSRIPIEERPSTEVTHIRGLPIAPEGVKVRNPSFDVTPAKYITAIITEHGVARGDYIRELAALAAV, translated from the coding sequence ATGTCCTTCCGTACCATAGAATGGCGCGACGACGCCGTGATCATGATTGACCAGACCCGTCTGCCGATGGAAGAGGTCTACCAGCGCTATACCGATTTCAACGCCGTGGCAGATGCGATCAAGGGGATGGTGGTACGGGGCGCACCGGCCATTGGTGTGGCTGCTGCCATGGGGGTTGCCCTGGGAGCGCGGGAGATCATTGCCGACACCCAGGAATCGTTCTTCCGGCAGCTGGAAAATGTCTGCGACGTGATGGCACGCACCCGGCCCACGGCAGTCAACCTGTTCTGGGCGATTGAACGGATGAAACAGAAGGCACTGTCTCTCAAAGGCAACCCGCTGGAAATGATCCGGACCGGGCTGAAGGAAGAGGCGATCCGGATTGAAGAGGAAGACCTGGCGATCTGTAAAGACATCGGCAGGCACGGCGCAGAGCTGATCCCAGAAGGGGCAACCATCCTGACCCACTGCAACGCCGGCGGCCTGGCAACCGCAGGCTACGGCACCGCCCTGGGGGTGATCCGGGCGGCCCATGAGGCTGGTAAAAAGATCCAGGTCTTTTCCGATGAGACCCGCCCCTGGCTGCAGGGTGCCCGACTGACCACCTGGGAACTGATGAAGGACAGTATCCCGGTGACCCTGATCTCGGACAATATGGCCGGCTTCTTCATGTCGCGGGGTGAGATCACCTGCTGCGTGGTCGGCGCGGACCGGATTGCCGCCAACGGCGATACAGCCAACAAGATCGGCACCTTCAGCGTGGCGGTACTGGCCAGAGAGCATGGCATCCCGTTCTATGTGGCGGCGCCGGTCTCCACCCTTGACCTGTCCCTGGCGGACGGTTCCCGGATCCCGATTGAAGAGCGCCCCAGCACTGAAGTCACCCATATCCGCGGCCTGCCGATTGCGCCGGAGGGGGTCAAGGTACGCAACCCTTCCTTTGACGTAACACCGGCAAAGTACATTACCGCCATCATTACCGAGCACGGCGTGGCCCGGGGCGACTATATACGGGAGCTGGCAGCCCTGGCTGCAGTCTGA
- the glnE gene encoding bifunctional [glutamate--ammonia ligase]-adenylyl-L-tyrosine phosphorylase/[glutamate--ammonia-ligase] adenylyltransferase yields the protein MPGARFDHRFSWIMAMEDEPSRDQELIRLLEQSGFAYGTRSATNLLLMAASFSVEPLLKIALAALHTPSPDMALNGFERLVGVLDRSHLDALIANRRRLGQCMFLCGASPFLTNLIFKEPVFFSRLFTDNELEQSHTRTELLAALRRSTPEHEDLQGLMKVLRSFKRFEILRIAARDLNGLAPLEEVTRELSDLASATLQVAYETCHRLLVQDYGIPLKETADGLRPTVMTILGMGKFGGRELNFSSDIDIIFFYETDKGETAGIDDGRGGRKGVISLHTFFNKLAELVTKAMNQVTEDGFVFRVDVGLRPEGKSGDMAVSLRSAEIYYESWGQSWERTAMLKARPVAGSRELGEQLLQTLIPFVYRKYLDYTLIEDMKLMKQKIDASLTRNREGEINLKLGRGGIREVEFFIQALQLVYAGKMPRLRERNSLIALDLLAEAKLISDDDRQQLSEAYRFLRTVEHRIQVVQERQTHSLPTKEDELLALARRSGFLRDNGLQRFRETLEQHRQRVAAIYGSLFHSRDEQLQHQQAKPEILYLLDTKAEPDLVKDMLAERRLEDVDRAFENLAMLRSGPVKGNITERNRRIHAQIAPPFLQALLEAADPDMALAHAERFLTVISGRPSCYALLAENHDALRLLATLFGTSAFLSKILIGHPELLESMVAHTYASMVKPREVMDEELSSLLLQAEDFEERLDVLRRYRNEEFLRIGLNDIHGHLGQGAIASQLSCLAEVCLEEAYRLATTELARFGRPGYQDLGQFHSASLAIIGMGKLGGEELNYHSDLDIIFIYDHQGNTNGEKQISNHEYFAKLAQKLISILSTATREGYVYKLDTRLRPSGNAGPLVTSLESFLTYHRTEAQTWERQALAKARVVIGEPTLRSSIDAVIRQTVYGASLGDEGRQEIHRLRMRMENEIAKETAGSYNIKTGRGGMVDVEFIAQYLQLRYGQHYPELRVQNTVVALKEVQTLGIITEQQADTLIAGYKFLRKLENRLRLLHDHSINDLAGDQHYLDKLARRLAYDPRLRHPGEALLKDYEATTEGIRDVYERVLGELAEGVEAQP from the coding sequence ATGCCCGGCGCCCGTTTTGACCACCGTTTTTCCTGGATCATGGCAATGGAGGATGAACCGTCCCGTGACCAGGAGCTGATCCGGCTGCTGGAGCAGTCCGGCTTTGCCTATGGTACCCGTTCGGCCACCAACCTGCTGCTGATGGCCGCCTCTTTTTCCGTTGAACCTCTACTGAAGATCGCCCTGGCAGCACTGCATACCCCCTCACCGGACATGGCCCTGAACGGTTTTGAACGTCTGGTCGGGGTATTGGACCGTTCCCACCTGGACGCTCTGATTGCCAACCGCAGACGGCTGGGCCAGTGCATGTTCCTGTGCGGCGCGTCACCGTTTCTGACCAACCTGATCTTCAAGGAACCGGTCTTCTTCTCCCGCCTCTTTACCGACAATGAGCTGGAGCAGTCACATACCAGGACTGAACTGCTGGCCGCTCTGCGCCGGAGCACCCCTGAGCATGAAGACCTGCAGGGCCTGATGAAGGTGCTGCGCAGCTTCAAACGTTTTGAGATCCTGCGGATTGCCGCCCGTGACCTGAACGGTCTGGCGCCGCTGGAAGAGGTGACCAGAGAGTTGTCGGATCTGGCTTCGGCGACACTGCAGGTCGCCTACGAGACCTGCCATCGCCTGCTGGTTCAGGATTACGGCATCCCGCTCAAGGAGACCGCCGACGGTCTCCGCCCGACCGTCATGACCATCCTGGGTATGGGCAAGTTTGGTGGACGGGAACTGAACTTCTCCTCTGACATCGACATCATCTTCTTTTATGAGACCGACAAGGGTGAAACCGCCGGGATTGACGATGGCCGTGGCGGACGCAAGGGCGTGATCTCGCTGCACACCTTCTTCAACAAACTGGCCGAGTTGGTAACCAAGGCCATGAACCAGGTCACGGAAGACGGCTTTGTCTTCCGGGTTGACGTGGGACTGAGGCCGGAAGGGAAATCCGGTGACATGGCCGTGTCGCTGCGTTCCGCCGAGATCTACTACGAATCCTGGGGACAGTCCTGGGAGCGCACCGCCATGCTCAAGGCCCGCCCGGTGGCCGGTTCCCGGGAGTTGGGTGAGCAGCTGCTGCAAACCCTGATCCCCTTTGTGTATCGTAAATACCTCGACTACACCCTGATCGAGGACATGAAGCTGATGAAGCAGAAGATTGACGCCTCTCTGACCCGCAACCGTGAAGGGGAAATCAACCTGAAGCTGGGCAGGGGGGGCATCCGGGAGGTCGAATTCTTTATCCAGGCCCTGCAGCTGGTCTACGCCGGCAAGATGCCCCGGCTGCGCGAACGCAACTCACTGATAGCACTTGATCTTCTGGCAGAGGCCAAGCTGATCAGCGATGACGACCGGCAGCAGTTGAGCGAGGCCTACCGTTTCCTGCGTACGGTTGAACACCGCATCCAGGTGGTACAGGAGCGTCAGACCCACAGCCTACCGACAAAAGAGGATGAACTGCTGGCACTGGCCCGCCGTAGCGGTTTCCTGCGGGATAACGGCCTGCAGCGCTTCAGGGAAACCCTGGAGCAGCATCGCCAGCGGGTGGCCGCCATCTACGGCAGCCTGTTCCACAGCCGCGATGAACAGCTGCAACACCAGCAGGCCAAGCCGGAAATCCTCTACCTGCTGGATACCAAGGCCGAGCCGGATCTGGTCAAGGATATGCTGGCCGAGCGCCGGCTTGAGGATGTGGACCGGGCCTTTGAAAACCTGGCAATGCTGCGCAGCGGGCCGGTCAAAGGCAACATCACCGAACGCAACCGTCGCATCCACGCCCAGATCGCCCCGCCATTCCTGCAGGCGCTGCTTGAAGCGGCTGATCCGGATATGGCCCTGGCCCATGCCGAACGTTTTCTGACGGTGATCAGCGGCAGGCCCTCCTGCTACGCCCTGCTGGCTGAAAATCATGACGCCCTGCGGCTGCTGGCCACCCTGTTCGGCACCTCGGCCTTCCTGTCCAAGATCCTGATCGGCCATCCGGAACTGCTGGAGTCCATGGTGGCTCACACCTACGCCTCCATGGTCAAACCGCGGGAGGTCATGGATGAAGAGCTCTCAAGCCTGCTGCTGCAGGCGGAGGATTTCGAGGAGCGGCTGGATGTCTTGCGCCGCTACCGCAACGAAGAGTTCCTGCGAATCGGCCTGAACGATATCCACGGCCACCTGGGGCAGGGGGCGATCGCCTCCCAGCTTTCCTGCCTGGCTGAGGTCTGCCTGGAAGAGGCCTACCGTCTGGCCACCACGGAACTGGCCCGCTTCGGTCGCCCCGGCTATCAGGACCTAGGCCAGTTTCACAGCGCAAGCCTGGCCATTATCGGCATGGGCAAACTGGGTGGCGAAGAACTGAATTACCACTCAGACCTGGATATCATCTTCATCTACGACCACCAGGGAAACACCAACGGCGAGAAACAGATCAGCAATCACGAGTATTTTGCCAAGCTGGCCCAGAAGCTGATCTCGATCCTCTCCACCGCCACCCGCGAAGGCTACGTCTACAAGCTGGACACCCGGCTGCGCCCCTCCGGCAATGCCGGCCCGCTGGTCACCTCGCTGGAGTCATTCCTGACCTACCACCGTACCGAGGCCCAGACCTGGGAACGCCAGGCCCTGGCCAAGGCCCGGGTGGTGATCGGTGAGCCGACCTTGCGCTCAAGTATTGATGCCGTTATCCGCCAGACCGTCTATGGCGCATCACTGGGCGATGAAGGACGTCAGGAGATCCACCGCCTGCGGATGCGGATGGAAAACGAGATCGCCAAAGAGACCGCCGGCTCCTATAATATCAAGACCGGCCGTGGCGGCATGGTGGATGTCGAGTTCATCGCCCAGTATCTGCAACTGCGTTACGGCCAGCACTACCCGGAGCTGCGCGTCCAGAACACGGTGGTAGCGCTCAAAGAGGTCCAGACCCTGGGTATTATTACCGAACAACAGGCAGATACCCTGATTGCCGGCTACAAATTCCTGCGCAAACTGGAAAACCGGCTACGATTGCTGCATGATCACTCCATCAACGACCTGGCCGGAGACCAGCACTACCTGGACAAACTGGCCCGGCGGCTGGCCTATGACCCGCGCCTGCGACACCCCGGCGAGGCCCTTTTAAAAGATTATGAAGCCACCACCGAAGGGATCCGGGATGTCTATGAACGGGTTCTAGGGGAGTTGGCTGAAGGAGTGGAGGCGCAGCCCTGA